The following are from one region of the Petrotoga mobilis SJ95 genome:
- a CDS encoding response regulator has translation MSKVLIVDDEENIRTLIKEELEEAGYEVTAASNAKDALETLENDKDIDIICTDIEMPDVNGLELASEIRKRYPNKKIIFLTAYSHYKSEMASWAADAYVVKSMDLTEIKDTIENLLKIQ, from the coding sequence TTGTCGAAAGTACTAATAGTAGATGATGAAGAGAACATAAGAACTTTAATAAAAGAAGAACTGGAAGAAGCTGGTTACGAGGTTACTGCGGCAAGCAATGCAAAAGATGCTTTGGAAACATTAGAAAATGATAAAGATATAGATATCATATGCACTGATATCGAAATGCCAGATGTAAATGGTTTAGAACTCGCAAGTGAAATTAGAAAAAGGTATCCAAACAAAAAAATAATATTTCTCACAGCTTACTCACATTATAAAAGTGAGATGGCATCATGGGCTGCAGATGCTTATGTTGTAAAATCAATGGATTTAACAGAAATAAAGGATACAATAGAAAATCTTTTAAAAATTCAATAA
- a CDS encoding ATP-binding protein, giving the protein MVSKILNIIYNDKPQNVLKSTFKEVSSQLKESMEKDNIMFIYQSSREVFKALASTIDKFENIKIYLRGDEDLKNKIFSNEIVPVNLKDDISQVSSTANDIRELFLYPIFSEEGLIGAVGLFDNQIDKNTFDQHFFYYSVLINLIIEKLRIRDLQDKVILMEKLTDIIEEITEKDIIVNNVLKLLKDSLHAESIAFWKLQGDTLEIKYFLGIDESTIITRTIPIENTLEGKAIKERSSYMLVGRENFQNYFIPFNIDLKSSIYSVIEQNDEVYGVLSVYNREEEYSFRTYKNFDDADFHVFSDTAKRLAFSIHRINLYNKLQNEVSKLTELKMNYEQLIEKQKEHLDMLNALDKISQAVRSVYDKNLAIKIMLLGLTSGRGLKFNRALYLEKDKVRGFLVPKIWVGPDTEEDATEIWKDANIRALKYGNVVQYLKEEAIKIPTNNKLILSLQNKVLAYKGHPILERVVEKKQVLHIVPQMLEIKWEDLEDIYDIVKINEFLIFPVAGMTETKGVVIVDNKINKKPITNIETEIVKLFKDNMGLALEMIENYQELKEKTLRLEEQKDLMDYYRRFKDNILQNLAVAVVVVDRNGKINEWNRKAENFFSRPRETMIGTAIQDITDTIGEEIIEKIKVIYETKNNIKLKNYEVKLSDTKKIFDIQLSPLRNEELGVIEGVIIVFDDVTELYNLQKEMEKRERLAAMGEMTARIAHEVRNPITIIGGFLNRIAKMNEMDDIQKYTQIIKEELSRLEHIVNEILEYSRGGKINQIEEVNLIEIIRGIILMYEDFIQQKHVMVNTDWLKEEILIKVDKDKIKQVLMNLIKNALESVNNNGKIDIKVGFTAENKVFFEITNDGPSIPQEIKEKLFTPFLTTKSNGTGLGLAICKKIIEEEHKGKIYLVKSDDTGTSFRFEIPTGEK; this is encoded by the coding sequence ATGGTAAGCAAAATTTTAAATATTATATACAATGATAAACCTCAAAATGTATTAAAATCAACTTTTAAAGAAGTATCTTCCCAATTGAAAGAATCAATGGAGAAAGACAACATTATGTTTATTTATCAATCAAGCAGAGAGGTTTTTAAAGCTTTAGCTTCTACAATAGATAAGTTTGAAAATATTAAAATATACCTACGCGGAGACGAAGATCTAAAAAACAAAATTTTTTCAAATGAGATCGTACCTGTGAATCTAAAAGATGATATTTCACAAGTAAGTTCTACTGCAAACGATATAAGAGAGTTATTTTTGTATCCGATATTTTCCGAAGAAGGCTTAATTGGCGCCGTCGGATTATTTGACAATCAAATTGATAAAAATACTTTCGACCAACATTTTTTTTATTATTCCGTATTGATTAATTTGATTATAGAAAAATTGAGAATTAGGGATTTGCAAGACAAGGTAATTTTAATGGAAAAGCTCACCGACATTATAGAAGAAATTACCGAAAAAGATATAATAGTCAATAATGTATTAAAACTCCTAAAAGATTCTCTACATGCAGAAAGCATAGCATTCTGGAAACTTCAAGGTGATACTCTCGAAATCAAATACTTTTTAGGAATAGATGAAAGCACAATCATAACTAGAACTATCCCTATAGAAAATACCCTCGAAGGTAAAGCAATAAAAGAAAGATCGAGTTATATGCTAGTGGGACGAGAAAACTTTCAAAATTATTTTATTCCTTTTAATATAGATCTCAAATCTTCTATTTATTCTGTTATAGAACAAAATGATGAAGTTTATGGCGTTTTAAGTGTTTATAACAGAGAAGAAGAATACTCATTTAGAACTTACAAAAATTTTGATGATGCAGATTTCCACGTTTTTTCGGACACCGCCAAAAGATTAGCTTTTTCTATTCATAGAATAAATTTATACAACAAACTTCAAAATGAAGTCAGTAAATTGACTGAATTGAAAATGAATTATGAACAGCTTATTGAAAAACAAAAAGAACACTTAGATATGCTAAATGCATTGGATAAGATATCCCAAGCTGTGAGATCTGTTTACGATAAAAATTTGGCAATAAAAATAATGCTTTTAGGCTTAACTTCTGGGAGAGGTCTCAAGTTCAACAGAGCTCTTTATTTAGAAAAGGACAAGGTTCGGGGATTCCTTGTTCCAAAAATATGGGTTGGTCCTGATACAGAAGAAGACGCTACCGAAATCTGGAAAGACGCAAACATTAGGGCTTTAAAATACGGAAACGTCGTTCAGTACCTAAAAGAGGAGGCCATAAAAATACCCACCAATAATAAACTAATCCTCAGTTTACAAAATAAAGTTTTAGCATATAAAGGGCATCCTATTTTAGAACGAGTCGTTGAAAAAAAACAGGTTTTACATATCGTTCCTCAAATGTTGGAAATTAAATGGGAAGATTTAGAGGATATATACGATATAGTTAAAATTAATGAGTTTCTTATTTTCCCAGTCGCAGGAATGACTGAAACTAAAGGAGTAGTAATAGTTGATAACAAAATAAATAAAAAACCCATCACCAACATTGAAACTGAAATTGTAAAATTATTTAAAGATAATATGGGATTAGCTTTAGAAATGATAGAAAATTATCAAGAATTAAAAGAAAAAACATTGCGATTAGAAGAGCAAAAAGATTTGATGGATTACTATAGAAGATTCAAAGACAATATATTACAAAACCTGGCTGTTGCGGTGGTTGTTGTTGATAGAAATGGAAAGATAAACGAATGGAACAGAAAGGCAGAAAATTTTTTCTCCAGGCCAAGAGAGACCATGATCGGAACAGCTATCCAAGATATAACAGATACAATAGGGGAAGAAATAATTGAAAAAATTAAAGTTATTTATGAAACCAAAAATAATATCAAATTAAAGAATTATGAAGTAAAACTTTCCGATACCAAGAAAATTTTTGATATTCAGCTATCCCCTTTGAGAAACGAAGAATTAGGAGTGATAGAAGGCGTTATAATTGTTTTTGATGATGTAACCGAGCTATACAACCTTCAAAAAGAAATGGAAAAGCGTGAAAGACTTGCTGCCATGGGAGAAATGACTGCTAGAATAGCTCATGAAGTGAGAAATCCTATTACTATTATCGGCGGCTTTTTAAACAGGATAGCTAAAATGAACGAAATGGATGATATTCAAAAATACACCCAAATTATTAAAGAAGAGCTTTCAAGGCTCGAACATATAGTAAATGAGATACTAGAATATTCTAGAGGAGGTAAAATTAACCAGATTGAAGAAGTCAATTTAATAGAAATCATACGCGGAATAATATTGATGTACGAAGATTTTATACAACAAAAACACGTTATGGTGAACACTGATTGGTTAAAAGAAGAGATCTTAATAAAAGTAGATAAAGATAAAATAAAACAGGTATTGATGAATTTAATAAAAAACGCTTTAGAGAGTGTCAATAACAATGGAAAAATTGATATAAAAGTGGGGTTTACTGCTGAAAATAAAGTTTTTTTTGAAATAACCAACGATGGACCCTCTATTCCCCAGGAAATTAAAGAAAAATTATTCACCCCTTTTCTTACTACAAAAAGTAACGGTACAGGATTGGGTTTAGCTATTTGTAAAAAAATAATCGAAGAAGAACACAAAGGTAAAATTTATTTGGTAAAATCTGACGATACTGGAACTTCTTTCAGATTTGAAATTCCAACAGGTGAGAAATAA